The proteins below are encoded in one region of Halichoerus grypus chromosome X, mHalGry1.hap1.1, whole genome shotgun sequence:
- the C1GALT1C1 gene encoding C1GALT1-specific chaperone 1, giving the protein MLSESSSFLKGVMLGSIFCALITMLGHVRIGHGNRMHQHEHHHLQAPNKEDILKISEDERMELSKSFRVYCIILVKPKDVSLWAAVRETWTKHCDKAEFFSSENVKVFESINMETDDMWLMMRKAYKYAFDKYRDQYNWFFLARPTTFAIIENLKYFLLKKDPSQPFYLGHTIKSGDLEYVSVEGGIVLSIESMKRLNSLLGIPEKCPEQGGMIWKISEDKQLAVCLKYAGVFAENAEDSEGKDVFNTKSIGLFIKEAMTNHPNLVVEGCCSDTAVTFNGLTPNQMHVMMYGVYRLRAFGHIFHDALVFLPPNGSDND; this is encoded by the coding sequence ATGCTTTCTGAAAGCAGTTCATTTTTGAAGGGTGTGATGCTCGGAAGCATTTTCTGTGCCTTGATCACTATGCTAGGACACGTTAGGATTGGTCATGGAAATAGAATGCACCAGCATGAGCATCATCACCTGCAAGCGCCTAATAAAGAAGATATCTTGAAAATTTCAGAGGATGAACGTATGGAGCTCAGTAAGAGCTTTCGGGTATACTGTATCATCCTTGTAAAACCCAAAGATGTGAGTCTTTGGGCTGCAGTGAGGGAGACTTGGACCAAACACTGTGACAAAGCAGAGTTCTTCAGTTCTGAAAATGTTAAAGTGTTTGAGTCAATTAACATGGAAACAGATGACATGTGGCTAATGATGAGGAAAGCTTACAAATATGCCTTTGATAAATATAGAGACCAATACAACTGGTTCTTCCTTGCACGCCCCACTACGTTTGCTATTATTGAAAACTTAAagtattttttgttaaaaaaggaTCCATCACAACCTTTCTATCTAGGCCACACTATAAAATCTGGAGACCTTGAATATGTGAGTGTAGAAGGAGGCATCGTCTTAAGTATAGAATCAATGAAAAGACTTAACAGCCTCCTCGGTATCCCCGAAAAGTGTCCTGAACAGGGAGGGATGATTTGGAAGATATCTGAAGATAAGCAGCTAGCAGTCTGCCTGAAATATGCTGGAGTGTTTGCAGAAAATGCAGAAGATTCTGAAGGAAAAGATGTATTTAATACCAAATCCATTGGGCTTTTTATTAAAGAGGCAATGACTAATCACCCCAACCTTGTGGTTGAAGGATGCTGTTCAGATACGGCTGTTACTTTTAATGGACTGACTCCTAATCAGATGCATGTGATGATGTATGGGGTATACCGTCTTAGGGCATTTGGGCATATTTTCCACGATGCATTGGTTTTCTTACCTCCAAATGGTTCTGACAATGACtga